The Thermoanaerobaculia bacterium genome contains the following window.
GCGATACCGCTCTTCCGGAGCGTCGACGGCACCGCGGAAGCGACGACGCTTCCCGCCGAGAGCATCGACCGGGTCACCGCCGGGCAGGCGTTCCACTGGTTCGACCGCGAGGCCGCGCGCGCCGAGTTCGCGCGCATCCTCCGCCCGCCGCGCACGGTCGCGCTCGTCTGGAACGACCGGAGGACGCGCGGGAGCGCCTTCAGCGAAGGGTACGAGGCGCTGCTGCGCCGGCACGGGACCGACTACGGCGCCGTCGACCACAAGAACCTCGGCTCCGAGGTCTTCGAGTCGTTTTTCCGGCCGGGCCCGTGGAAGCGCTTCACGCTCCCGAACCGGCAGCGCTTCGACGAAGCCGGCCTGCGCGCCCGGCTGCTCTCCTCCTCCTACACGCCGGGCCCCGGCGACCCGCGCCACGCGCCGATGCTCGACGACCTCGCGCGGCTGTTCCGGGAGACGTCGTCGGCCGGC
Protein-coding sequences here:
- a CDS encoding class I SAM-dependent methyltransferase, whose protein sequence is MTGGAGTDPRKRFSDRVDAYVRSRPGYPEDLIAILEREAGLRPSHTVADVGSGTGLLTRVFLDYGSEVYAVEPNEKMRAAAEAAFEAIPLFRSVDGTAEATTLPAESIDRVTAGQAFHWFDREAARAEFARILRPPRTVALVWNDRRTRGSAFSEGYEALLRRHGTDYGAVDHKNLGSEVFESFFRPGPWKRFTLPNRQRFDEAGLRARLLSSSYTPGPGDPRHAPMLDDLARLFRETSSAGAVTMEYETMVYVGHVGGD